The Exiguobacterium acetylicum genome includes a window with the following:
- the galE gene encoding UDP-glucose 4-epimerase GalE, whose translation MATLVVGGAGYIGSHAVYQLIDAGKDVVVIDHLQSGHREAVHPQARLYEGDIRDRAFLDRVFTEETIEQVVHFAAFSLVGESMTAPLRYFDNNVYGTQVLLEAMIAHDIKQIVFSSTAATYGEQEQMPILETAETRPTNAYGETKLMMEKMMRWCEQAYGLRYVALRYFNVAGARATGEIGEDHTPETHLIPLVLEVANRQRAEISIYGDDYKTPDGTCIRDYIHVEDLIDAHVRALDYLADGNDSTVFNLGSSQGFSVREIIEAARRVTGHPIPERIVERRAGDPSILIAGSTKAKEILGWTPQRTDIETIIRDAWNWHAHHPEGYRTSVR comes from the coding sequence ATGGCAACTTTAGTCGTAGGTGGAGCCGGTTATATCGGCTCCCATGCCGTCTATCAATTGATTGATGCCGGAAAGGATGTCGTCGTCATCGACCATCTGCAGTCCGGTCACCGTGAAGCGGTTCATCCGCAGGCGCGTCTATACGAAGGAGACATTCGCGATCGTGCTTTTCTCGATCGCGTCTTTACGGAAGAAACGATTGAACAAGTCGTCCACTTCGCAGCCTTCTCACTCGTTGGAGAGTCGATGACGGCACCGTTACGCTATTTTGATAACAACGTCTACGGTACACAAGTGTTGCTCGAAGCGATGATTGCCCATGACATCAAACAGATCGTCTTCTCTTCGACGGCAGCAACGTACGGTGAACAGGAACAAATGCCGATTCTTGAAACAGCGGAAACGCGTCCAACGAATGCGTACGGCGAGACGAAATTGATGATGGAGAAGATGATGCGATGGTGTGAACAAGCGTATGGCTTACGTTACGTCGCGTTACGTTACTTCAATGTCGCTGGTGCACGCGCAACCGGTGAAATCGGAGAAGACCATACACCGGAAACCCATTTGATCCCGCTCGTCCTTGAAGTCGCCAATCGACAACGGGCAGAGATCTCCATCTATGGTGATGATTATAAAACGCCGGATGGTACGTGCATTCGTGATTACATCCATGTCGAGGACTTGATTGATGCCCACGTACGGGCACTCGATTACTTGGCGGACGGAAACGATAGCACGGTCTTTAATCTTGGTTCGAGCCAAGGGTTCTCTGTTCGGGAGATCATCGAAGCTGCACGTCGCGTGACGGGACATCCGATTCCGGAACGCATCGTCGAACGTCGTGCAGGGGATCCAAGTATCTTGATTGCCGGATCTACAAAAGCGAAAGAAATCCTCGGCTGGACACCACAACGGACAGATATCGAAACGATCATCCGTGATGCCTGGAACTGGCATGCACATCACCCAGAAGGGTACCGGACGAGCGTTCGTTAA
- a CDS encoding UDP-glucose--hexose-1-phosphate uridylyltransferase: MNELIQQLVARAIQERLIEPEDAIYARNRILARIGQADFEEQADVVSRPIPDILDDMIEVLITSGQLPARLEDKEQFAADVMDVFVARPSDVTATFRRLYTESPVAATDYFYQVSQASNYIQTKRIAKNKRYQADTAYGTIDVTINLSKPEKDPREIAAARTEAPTASNYPTCLLCVENVGYAGRANHPARANHRIVPLTLTEESWALQYSPYVYYNEHSIILSQEHRDMVINRDAFARLLAFVEQFPHYFAGSNADLPIVGGSILTHDHYQGGRYTFAMDRANALTSFTFPDQPTVTGETLHWPLSVLRLKSTDPSALLDAATTVYETWLTYTDESQDIRSHTGETRHNTVTPIARQRDGQLELDLVLRNNRTSGEHPDGIFHTHADIHHIKRENIGLIEVMGLAVLPARLLQELQQVEQFITGEVDEVAVAHAEWAQELKQTYDGQDVTTYVEQAVAAKFVRGLEDCGVFKQTEEGQAAFGRFVQLVTRQPVEEQR; encoded by the coding sequence ATGAATGAACTCATCCAACAATTAGTAGCACGAGCAATCCAGGAACGCTTAATTGAACCGGAAGATGCGATCTACGCCCGGAACCGGATTCTAGCGCGGATCGGTCAAGCCGATTTCGAAGAACAGGCAGACGTCGTGTCACGTCCGATTCCAGATATTTTGGACGACATGATCGAAGTGTTGATCACAAGCGGACAACTACCGGCGCGTCTTGAGGACAAAGAACAGTTCGCTGCAGACGTGATGGATGTCTTCGTCGCACGTCCGTCTGACGTGACGGCGACGTTCCGTCGCCTGTATACCGAATCACCGGTAGCGGCAACGGATTATTTTTATCAAGTGAGCCAAGCGAGTAACTACATTCAAACGAAACGGATCGCTAAAAATAAACGCTATCAGGCGGATACGGCTTATGGAACGATTGATGTCACGATCAATTTATCGAAACCGGAAAAAGACCCACGCGAAATCGCGGCAGCCCGGACGGAGGCACCAACAGCGTCGAACTATCCGACCTGTCTGTTGTGCGTCGAAAACGTCGGCTACGCCGGTCGTGCGAATCATCCAGCCCGTGCGAACCACCGGATCGTTCCGTTGACACTGACGGAAGAATCGTGGGCATTACAGTATTCACCATACGTCTATTACAACGAACATAGCATCATCTTGTCGCAGGAACATCGTGATATGGTCATCAATCGCGATGCCTTTGCACGCCTGCTCGCCTTCGTCGAGCAATTCCCGCATTACTTTGCGGGCTCGAACGCGGACCTGCCGATCGTCGGTGGGTCGATCTTGACCCATGATCATTACCAAGGCGGACGGTATACGTTTGCGATGGACCGGGCAAACGCTTTAACATCCTTTACGTTCCCGGATCAGCCGACGGTTACCGGTGAAACCTTACACTGGCCACTGAGTGTGTTGCGCCTGAAAAGTACAGATCCATCAGCATTACTCGATGCGGCGACAACTGTCTATGAGACGTGGTTGACGTATACGGATGAGAGTCAGGATATTCGTTCGCATACCGGTGAGACACGACATAATACGGTGACGCCGATCGCCCGTCAACGCGACGGACAATTAGAGCTTGATCTCGTCTTACGGAACAACCGAACGTCAGGAGAACATCCGGACGGTATTTTCCATACGCATGCGGATATTCACCATATCAAACGAGAAAATATCGGGTTGATCGAAGTAATGGGACTGGCGGTTTTACCGGCGCGTTTGCTACAAGAGTTGCAACAGGTCGAACAGTTCATCACGGGCGAAGTCGACGAAGTAGCAGTAGCGCATGCTGAATGGGCACAGGAACTGAAGCAAACATATGACGGTCAAGACGTCACGACATACGTCGAGCAAGCAGTTGCTGCGAAATTCGTACGCGGGCTCGAAGACTGTGGTGTCTTTAAACAGACAGAGGAAGGTCAGGCGGCGTTCGGACGATTCGTTCAACTCGTGACGCGCCAACCGGTGGAGGAACAACGATGA
- a CDS encoding aldose epimerase family protein: MTQLLEKELIRHTLRQDGIEVTLWNYGGIIQDIRTTDRDGHLESVVLGLETVKDYQQHSPYFGAIVGRVAGRIGQARFEVAGDVYPLAANDGDNHLHGGIHGFDQAWFEVVEATDTLFHLRLASPDGAEGYPGTVTLDVYYRLEGTTLMLEMTAVTNQTTPLNLTNHTYFNLSGNAKRDVLDHILTLPSDLYLPVQSDGLPTGEQRDVSGTPFDFRSGQSIRDGVTLEHPETIAVGNGYDHPFILREDTLRLVDPVSGRFVDVTTNQPAVVVYTGTQLLTDYTIHGFPARPSLGLCLETQVHPNAVHEPDFPSILLSPGETYHWKTAYRFGVVS; this comes from the coding sequence ATGACACAACTACTTGAGAAAGAGTTGATCCGCCATACGTTACGCCAGGACGGCATCGAAGTGACACTCTGGAACTACGGTGGCATCATCCAAGATATCCGGACGACCGATCGAGATGGTCATTTAGAAAGTGTCGTCCTCGGTCTTGAAACGGTGAAAGACTATCAACAACACTCACCTTATTTTGGAGCAATCGTCGGACGTGTCGCTGGTCGAATCGGACAGGCACGCTTCGAAGTAGCGGGAGACGTCTATCCGCTCGCCGCGAACGATGGCGACAATCACTTGCATGGTGGAATTCATGGATTTGATCAAGCGTGGTTTGAAGTCGTTGAAGCGACGGATACATTGTTCCACTTGCGCTTGGCTAGTCCGGATGGAGCAGAAGGCTACCCTGGAACGGTCACGCTCGATGTGTATTATCGACTAGAAGGAACGACACTAATGCTTGAGATGACAGCTGTGACGAATCAGACGACGCCACTTAACCTGACGAATCATACGTATTTCAACCTATCAGGAAATGCAAAGCGAGATGTGTTAGATCATATCTTGACGTTACCAAGTGATCTCTACTTACCGGTTCAGTCAGACGGCTTGCCGACGGGTGAACAACGAGATGTCTCCGGAACACCGTTCGATTTTCGGAGCGGTCAGTCGATTCGTGACGGGGTTACGCTTGAGCATCCCGAGACGATTGCTGTCGGGAATGGCTACGATCATCCGTTCATTTTACGAGAGGATACACTACGCCTGGTAGATCCAGTGTCTGGTCGTTTTGTCGACGTCACGACGAATCAGCCGGCAGTCGTAGTTTATACTGGAACGCAACTTCTGACTGACTATACGATTCACGGTTTTCCTGCTCGACCGTCGCTTGGCTTATGCCTTGAGACGCAAGTCCATCCGAATGCGGTCCATGAACCTGATTTCCCATCGATCCTATTGTCACCAGGTGAGACGTATCACTGGAAAACAGCTTATCGCTTTGGTGTAGTATCTTGA
- a CDS encoding VOC family protein, whose amino-acid sequence MLYAATPCLVFSGQAKQAITYYENVFEMTRRRILLDEAGDTVYHAHLSNGAFELMLWDESDASHDASSLHLLLTCTSYEELEQLYQRLAADGQIVIPLAVADFGGWYAQVRDPLGILFALSFSEEGRESETLLERE is encoded by the coding sequence ATGTTGTATGCAGCGACTCCGTGTCTCGTTTTTTCGGGACAAGCCAAGCAGGCAATCACTTATTATGAGAACGTATTTGAGATGACACGTCGTCGTATCTTACTCGATGAAGCAGGAGATACCGTTTACCACGCGCATTTATCCAACGGCGCGTTTGAATTGATGCTGTGGGACGAAAGTGACGCGTCACACGACGCTTCTTCGCTCCATCTGTTACTGACCTGCACCTCATATGAAGAATTAGAGCAGTTGTATCAGCGATTAGCGGCAGACGGTCAAATCGTCATCCCGCTTGCTGTGGCAGACTTTGGGGGCTGGTATGCGCAAGTCCGCGATCCGTTAGGAATTCTTTTTGCCCTGTCTTTCAGTGAAGAAGGGCGAGAGTCAGAGACGTTGCTCGAGCGCGAGTAG
- a CDS encoding methylated-DNA--[protein]-cysteine S-methyltransferase: MELYFTRLHWNTHTFPVAATADGLCYVGAWDEPEELFDDWSRKHFPRAERIASDTTLAPYTEQLLAYLNQQSTTLSFPLAPVGTPFQLEVWHALRAVPYGQTATYSDIAERLFRPNATRAIGTAIGKNRLLLAIPCHRIIGKKGDLLGYHGGLNMKRTLLALEQRL, from the coding sequence ATGGAACTGTATTTTACTCGCTTACACTGGAACACCCATACGTTTCCGGTCGCCGCTACAGCGGATGGTCTCTGCTATGTCGGTGCTTGGGATGAACCGGAGGAGTTATTTGACGACTGGTCGCGTAAACACTTTCCTCGCGCAGAGCGGATTGCCTCAGACACCACCCTCGCTCCGTATACGGAACAGCTACTGGCATATTTGAATCAGCAGTCGACGACACTCTCCTTTCCACTTGCGCCTGTCGGTACCCCGTTTCAGCTTGAAGTCTGGCACGCATTACGCGCGGTTCCATATGGTCAAACCGCCACCTACTCCGACATTGCCGAACGACTCTTTCGCCCAAATGCGACACGTGCAATCGGTACAGCGATCGGAAAAAATCGATTACTGCTCGCGATTCCGTGTCATCGGATCATTGGTAAAAAAGGAGATCTACTTGGCTACCATGGTGGACTAAATATGAAGCGGACGCTACTCGCGCTCGAGCAACGTCTCTGA
- a CDS encoding dihydrolipoyl dehydrogenase family protein translates to MVVGELTQERDLLIIGGGPAGYTAAIRAAQGGRKVTLIEQAELGGLCLNRGCIPSKVYAHAAEEMLRLPHLEDLGFTTPAVHDFSKMNAYRNRVVQQLRQGVVALCQANQIEHISGAASFLSEDRIGVESGHQFDTYRFQDVIIATGSHSIQHEESCRLNAEQLYQLEQLPESLLIIGSDTLALEAAACFRALGTEVTLFADQLSLEPSLEKELKRTFKKQKIRLVSDVVTRIDASRDVTVTVMKNGEEVVYQGAYLFQSLSRIPNSLTLGLERIGVTLAEDGTIPVDAYGQTNQPHIYAIGDVTPGPQFATRAIHEAKRTATHLSGQDVDPTTPYYPTVLRTFPPIASVGMTEQEAREAGHTVQTGQFPLNANGATTIEGGSGFVKVIADEQTSLVLGIHMIGDDAHRIIGQFTQALELTAKREDLLFPVMAHPSRSEALTESMEALFGQSIHLPPRQQVGSRA, encoded by the coding sequence ATGGTTGTTGGCGAACTTACACAAGAACGGGATCTCCTGATTATCGGTGGGGGTCCCGCCGGTTACACAGCAGCGATCCGCGCTGCGCAAGGCGGTCGCAAGGTGACACTGATCGAACAAGCTGAACTCGGTGGACTGTGTCTGAACCGAGGCTGTATCCCGTCAAAAGTTTACGCGCATGCAGCAGAAGAGATGTTACGCCTGCCCCATCTCGAAGATCTCGGATTCACCACTCCTGCTGTCCATGATTTCAGCAAAATGAATGCTTACCGGAATCGGGTCGTACAGCAATTGCGCCAAGGCGTTGTTGCCCTCTGTCAAGCGAACCAGATCGAGCATATTTCTGGTGCAGCTTCCTTCCTGTCAGAAGACCGGATCGGTGTCGAGTCGGGACATCAGTTCGACACGTACCGATTCCAAGATGTCATCATCGCGACCGGTAGCCACAGCATCCAGCACGAGGAATCGTGCCGACTGAATGCCGAGCAGCTTTATCAACTCGAGCAGTTACCCGAGAGCTTATTGATCATTGGCTCCGACACATTAGCACTCGAAGCCGCTGCCTGTTTTCGTGCTCTCGGTACAGAGGTGACGTTGTTCGCGGATCAATTGTCGCTCGAACCAAGTCTTGAAAAGGAACTGAAGCGGACGTTCAAAAAACAAAAAATCCGTCTCGTGTCGGATGTCGTGACACGGATCGATGCATCGAGGGACGTGACCGTCACGGTCATGAAAAACGGAGAAGAAGTCGTCTATCAGGGCGCCTACCTGTTCCAATCGCTTTCCCGGATCCCAAACAGTTTGACACTCGGTCTCGAGCGGATCGGTGTGACGCTTGCAGAAGACGGGACGATTCCAGTCGACGCATACGGACAAACAAATCAACCGCATATTTATGCCATTGGTGATGTGACCCCGGGTCCACAGTTTGCCACTCGTGCGATTCATGAAGCGAAGCGGACGGCAACGCATCTGTCCGGTCAAGACGTCGATCCGACGACACCGTATTATCCGACCGTTCTGCGGACATTTCCACCGATTGCTTCTGTCGGGATGACGGAACAGGAAGCCCGTGAAGCCGGACACACGGTTCAAACCGGACAGTTCCCACTGAACGCAAATGGAGCGACGACAATCGAAGGCGGAAGTGGTTTCGTTAAGGTCATTGCTGACGAACAGACATCACTGGTCCTTGGTATTCATATGATCGGAGACGATGCCCATCGTATCATCGGACAATTCACTCAAGCACTGGAACTGACAGCGAAACGAGAAGATCTACTCTTCCCTGTCATGGCACATCCAAGTCGAAGCGAAGCGTTGACGGAATCGATGGAAGCTTTATTCGGTCAATCGATTCACCTCCCACCGCGGCAACAGGTCGGTTCGCGTGCATAA
- a CDS encoding dihydrolipoamide acetyltransferase family protein — MIEVKLHDVGEGMTEGEIAHYLVQVGDHVTTDQPVVEVATDKMVAELPAPVSGIVKEIIIPVGQTVQVGTTLLHIEASNASDMPVAVTPEASSAPEPASVAVTAPPVQVSPAKRVLATPYTRKIARDHGIDIEAVTASDPSGRVSEDDVLRFVNAAVAPQETVPSVAEEVTQQQTPPETIPFRGIRKQIAKKMTQSLYTIPHVTHFEEVDMTRLLALRAEWKAAGRNININAFFIKALIVALKDYPVFHAKLDEANECIRLEQDFHFGMATETPDGLMVPVIRHADQLSLTELHDQLLALQQRAQNCALRAADLKPSTFTMSNVGPLGSTGATPIINYPETALIAFHKTKKRACVDEDDQIVVRSMMNLSMSFDHRVADGATAVAFTNRFVSLIEHPTTLLLELI, encoded by the coding sequence ATGATCGAAGTCAAGTTACATGATGTCGGGGAAGGTATGACGGAAGGTGAAATCGCGCATTATCTCGTTCAAGTCGGAGACCATGTTACGACCGATCAACCGGTCGTTGAGGTCGCGACCGATAAGATGGTCGCTGAACTTCCAGCTCCTGTCTCCGGAATCGTCAAGGAAATCATCATTCCGGTCGGCCAGACGGTGCAAGTCGGTACGACATTATTGCACATCGAAGCAAGTAACGCTTCCGACATGCCGGTCGCGGTAACACCTGAAGCGTCGTCCGCTCCTGAACCAGCATCGGTTGCTGTCACTGCCCCACCTGTTCAAGTTTCTCCAGCAAAACGGGTCCTTGCGACACCATATACACGAAAAATCGCTCGTGATCACGGGATTGATATCGAAGCTGTCACGGCTTCGGATCCATCGGGTCGCGTCTCGGAGGACGATGTGCTTCGCTTCGTCAATGCTGCAGTTGCTCCTCAAGAGACGGTTCCTTCGGTCGCGGAGGAAGTCACGCAACAACAAACGCCACCGGAAACGATTCCGTTCCGTGGTATTCGTAAGCAGATCGCGAAAAAGATGACACAGTCGCTGTACACAATTCCACATGTCACTCACTTCGAGGAAGTTGACATGACGCGCTTGCTCGCCCTGCGTGCCGAATGGAAAGCCGCTGGACGAAACATCAACATCAATGCTTTCTTCATCAAAGCCTTGATCGTTGCCTTAAAAGACTATCCCGTCTTCCATGCCAAACTCGACGAAGCGAATGAATGTATTCGATTAGAGCAGGATTTCCACTTCGGAATGGCAACTGAGACACCAGACGGGTTAATGGTTCCTGTCATCCGTCATGCCGATCAGCTGTCACTGACCGAACTGCATGATCAACTGCTCGCTCTGCAGCAACGTGCTCAAAACTGTGCCTTACGCGCAGCGGACTTAAAACCGAGCACCTTTACAATGAGCAATGTTGGTCCACTCGGCAGTACGGGTGCGACACCAATCATCAACTATCCGGAAACGGCATTGATTGCCTTCCACAAGACGAAAAAACGAGCGTGTGTCGATGAAGACGATCAAATCGTCGTCCGCTCAATGATGAATTTGTCGATGTCGTTCGATCATCGCGTCGCGGACGGGGCAACGGCTGTTGCCTTTACAAACCGATTCGTTTCACTGATTGAACATCCGACTACCCTACTTTTGGAGTTGATTTAA
- a CDS encoding alpha-ketoacid dehydrogenase subunit beta, protein MATPINRQTEMTLVQAVTDALRTKLSEDETTLVLGEDVGKNGGVFRATDGLQEEFGEDRIVDTPLSEAGIVGTSIGLAINGFKPIVEIQFLGFIYPAYEQIMTHVSRIRMRTMGRYSVPMVIRAPYGAGIRAPEIHSDSTEALFTSMPGLKVVCPATPYDAKGLLIAAIEDPDPVLFLESMRSYRSFKEVVPSESYTVEIGKARCVSEGTDVTLIAWGAMVQVAQKAATAAQERGISCEVLDLRTLYPLDRDTIAASVQKTGRAVIVHEAAAMGGLGNDLVTLINDTAFLYLRAPIARVTGFDVPVPLFALEDHYIPTPERVLATIQRTVEF, encoded by the coding sequence ATGGCAACACCAATTAATCGTCAAACGGAGATGACACTCGTTCAAGCTGTCACGGATGCCCTGCGGACAAAACTGTCGGAGGATGAGACGACGCTCGTTCTTGGAGAAGATGTCGGAAAAAACGGCGGTGTTTTCCGAGCGACGGACGGCTTACAGGAAGAGTTCGGTGAAGACCGGATCGTTGATACACCGCTCAGTGAAGCCGGTATCGTCGGTACATCGATCGGACTTGCCATCAATGGCTTTAAACCAATTGTCGAGATTCAATTCCTCGGCTTCATCTACCCTGCCTATGAACAAATCATGACTCACGTCTCCCGCATTCGAATGCGGACGATGGGACGCTATAGTGTCCCGATGGTCATCCGTGCCCCTTATGGTGCCGGCATCCGGGCACCGGAAATTCATTCCGACAGTACAGAAGCACTCTTTACATCGATGCCCGGTCTCAAGGTCGTCTGTCCGGCGACACCGTACGATGCAAAAGGTTTGTTGATTGCTGCGATTGAAGATCCAGATCCCGTGTTATTCCTCGAGTCGATGCGCAGTTATCGCTCATTCAAGGAAGTCGTACCGAGCGAGTCTTATACCGTTGAAATCGGAAAAGCGCGCTGCGTCAGTGAAGGGACGGACGTAACGTTGATCGCTTGGGGAGCAATGGTCCAGGTGGCACAAAAAGCCGCAACGGCTGCACAGGAACGCGGTATCTCTTGCGAAGTGCTCGACTTACGCACGCTCTATCCGCTCGACCGGGACACGATTGCTGCTTCTGTTCAAAAGACCGGTCGTGCCGTCATCGTGCACGAAGCTGCAGCAATGGGTGGTCTTGGTAACGATCTCGTCACGTTAATCAACGATACAGCGTTTCTTTATTTACGGGCACCGATTGCCCGCGTGACCGGTTTTGATGTTCCGGTACCGCTATTCGCCCTCGAAGACCATTACATTCCGACGCCGGAACGAGTCCTTGCGACGATTCAGCGTACGGTCGAGTTTTAA
- the pdhA gene encoding pyruvate dehydrogenase (acetyl-transferring) E1 component subunit alpha, with protein sequence MEQHFPIQRIIDEEGRLIDASKEHDLTKELALTLYEQMHRIRTFDRKAINLQRQGRLGTYAPFEGQEAAQVGSALALSDQDWLFPTYRDHGATLTFGADMVRTLLYWNGRVEGCVPSEKHIFPPAVPIATQIPHAVGAAWAEKRKGTTNVAVAYFGDGATSEGDFHEGMNFASVFQAPVILFNQNNQFAISVPIEKQMHSETIAQKAIAYGMPSVRIDGNDAFAVYFTMQAAVERARSGGGPTLIEAVTWRFGAHTTADDPTKYRDQARSRDRVDPLDRLEQFLKHQGYFDETWMQQLQERHQTEVEAAVAEMEQFKAPDVNDLFDHTYATLPVDVQQQKEAYLLARGK encoded by the coding sequence ATGGAGCAACATTTTCCGATTCAACGCATCATCGATGAAGAAGGTCGTCTCATCGACGCCTCAAAAGAACACGATCTGACAAAGGAGCTCGCCCTCACCCTGTATGAACAGATGCACCGGATCCGGACGTTCGACCGGAAAGCGATTAACTTGCAACGCCAAGGGCGCCTCGGCACTTATGCACCGTTCGAAGGACAGGAAGCAGCTCAAGTCGGTAGTGCACTCGCGTTGTCCGATCAAGACTGGTTATTCCCGACGTACCGAGATCACGGTGCGACATTGACGTTTGGCGCTGATATGGTCCGGACGCTCCTCTACTGGAACGGTCGTGTCGAAGGTTGTGTTCCGTCTGAGAAACACATCTTCCCTCCTGCCGTTCCGATCGCAACGCAAATTCCGCATGCCGTCGGCGCCGCGTGGGCTGAAAAACGAAAAGGCACGACGAACGTTGCTGTCGCCTACTTTGGTGATGGAGCGACGTCTGAAGGGGATTTCCATGAAGGGATGAACTTCGCAAGTGTCTTCCAAGCACCAGTCATCCTGTTTAACCAAAACAATCAATTCGCAATCTCTGTTCCGATCGAAAAACAGATGCATTCCGAGACGATTGCACAAAAAGCGATTGCCTATGGGATGCCAAGTGTTCGGATTGATGGAAACGATGCCTTTGCCGTCTATTTCACGATGCAAGCAGCCGTAGAACGTGCGCGCTCTGGCGGTGGACCAACATTGATTGAAGCTGTCACGTGGCGGTTTGGTGCCCATACGACAGCAGATGATCCAACGAAATACCGAGATCAAGCACGCTCGCGCGACCGGGTTGATCCGCTCGATCGACTCGAACAGTTCCTAAAACACCAAGGATACTTTGACGAAACGTGGATGCAACAACTGCAGGAACGGCATCAAACAGAAGTCGAAGCAGCAGTAGCTGAAATGGAGCAATTCAAGGCACCAGACGTCAACGATCTGTTCGACCATACGTACGCGACCTTACCAGTTGATGTCCAGCAACAAAAAGAAGCGTATTTGCTAGCAAGGGGGAAATGA
- a CDS encoding Glu/Leu/Phe/Val family dehydrogenase: MNMLNPSTNPTLSIMEKIAGHEQVVFCNDPVSGLQAIIAIHDTTLGPALGGCRMAPYASVDEALDDVLRLSRGMTYKCAAADVDFGGGKAVIIGNPATDKSPELFRAFGRFVDSLGGRFYTGTDMGTTMDDFVHASRETSRIVGIPEAFGGSGDSSIPTAEGVVYGLRATIETLFGSDELSRATYAIQGLGKVGFKVAEQLLLAGATIYVSDVNEAALAAIVTQAEMAPGTVRVVSPHEIHLTDADIFVPCAYGGVIHAQNIALLPCKAICGSANNQLAEEQLAHVLMDRGILYAPDYIVNGGGLIQVADELYGANHERVLLKTRHIYDAVLEVFKESQAENITTVEAANRMCEKRMQIRAKHNNIFTNTTKPKWDIRNH, from the coding sequence ATGAACATGTTAAACCCATCTACGAATCCAACGCTCTCGATCATGGAAAAAATCGCTGGTCACGAACAAGTCGTCTTTTGCAACGACCCTGTCTCGGGATTACAAGCCATCATCGCCATTCATGATACGACGCTCGGTCCTGCTCTCGGCGGATGCCGAATGGCACCTTATGCTTCTGTTGATGAAGCACTTGACGATGTTCTGCGTTTGTCGCGCGGTATGACGTATAAATGCGCTGCCGCTGACGTTGATTTTGGCGGTGGTAAAGCCGTCATCATCGGTAATCCAGCGACGGATAAATCACCGGAGCTTTTCCGTGCCTTCGGTCGCTTCGTCGATTCGCTCGGTGGTCGGTTCTACACGGGAACGGACATGGGCACGACAATGGATGATTTCGTCCATGCTAGCCGGGAAACGTCACGGATCGTCGGCATTCCGGAAGCCTTTGGTGGCAGTGGGGATTCATCGATTCCAACGGCTGAAGGTGTCGTTTACGGGCTTCGGGCGACGATCGAGACGTTATTTGGTTCAGATGAATTAAGTCGGGCAACCTACGCGATCCAAGGACTCGGAAAAGTTGGCTTTAAGGTCGCGGAACAACTCTTGCTTGCCGGTGCGACGATTTATGTTTCAGACGTCAATGAAGCCGCGCTCGCAGCAATCGTGACTCAAGCTGAAATGGCACCCGGCACGGTTCGCGTCGTCTCACCTCACGAAATTCATCTAACGGATGCTGATATTTTTGTCCCATGTGCATACGGTGGTGTCATTCACGCTCAAAACATTGCCCTCTTACCGTGTAAAGCCATCTGTGGTTCGGCGAACAATCAACTTGCAGAAGAACAACTTGCTCACGTCTTGATGGATCGCGGCATCTTATATGCCCCGGACTATATCGTCAATGGCGGTGGGTTGATTCAAGTAGCTGACGAACTCTATGGCGCAAATCATGAACGGGTTCTCTTAAAGACACGCCACATCTACGACGCAGTGCTCGAAGTCTTCAAGGAGTCGCAAGCAGAAAACATCACGACGGTCGAAGCCGCGAACCGGATGTGCGAAAAACGGATGCAAATCCGGGCGAAACATAACAACATCTTCACGAATACGACAAAACCAAAATGGGATATCCGTAACCACTGA
- a CDS encoding thioesterase family protein: protein MKLGLAVGDTAEIQAVVSEDMFARFEGQLVHPAYSTVSMVYHMEWAARQLILPYLEAGEEGVGGAVSLKHLGMAAEGARLIVTATVTSMTSRRVDASIEVRDGQTIIGTGEVTQFILEKSRIQAKLQNNVPTK, encoded by the coding sequence ATGAAACTAGGATTAGCTGTCGGGGATACAGCAGAGATTCAAGCGGTCGTCTCGGAAGATATGTTTGCACGATTCGAAGGTCAGCTCGTTCATCCAGCATACTCCACCGTTTCGATGGTTTATCACATGGAATGGGCAGCACGTCAACTGATTTTGCCCTACTTAGAAGCTGGTGAAGAAGGTGTCGGTGGTGCGGTTTCACTGAAGCATCTTGGTATGGCAGCGGAAGGAGCACGATTGATCGTGACCGCGACAGTAACGTCGATGACATCACGTCGCGTTGATGCTAGCATCGAAGTCCGAGACGGACAAACGATCATCGGTACAGGGGAAGTCACACAATTCATTTTAGAAAAAAGCCGGATTCAAGCAAAATTACAAAATAATGTTCCGACAAAATGA